From Paenibacillus polymyxa, the proteins below share one genomic window:
- a CDS encoding sensor histidine kinase — translation MRQVKYIYQKFLDSSFRTKLMLSYFLLSGFIVLILGFVYFETSARNITANVTDSVTSVLRSNNQLLDNKLTAIQKTVDMIPIDHDLLQTITDVDTTDSSSLLRADRSITKILYRYFGNIEEVYASQIMTQKYAYGSTERMYIPVLPFYSSPLATTAVQAEGATRWIPAYSYADTFHQQDLKQGSYDFSSLFAVVKQLHLTALDDAGTFHTLPEGKEKPILILNFRPDLLKDGFEDYAARSGFAHLSYGMIHDNNGIVMSSDRQQQAGEPVADWLKNAITSEQGTKMVNVKGRSILLVYEAMKTTGWVSYIAIPMEDVLGHLSTIRTYTLFFLGFMMLIAVILAYLLSVYISKPITDMKQAMKVMEKGHFDIRIPERGYDELGDLVIRFNQMNEKIKDLIEENYKSRLRAKESELMALNLQLNPHFLYNTLTTMYWIALEHKQQELGRLIISLAEMLQITTRNKNETWSLETDLNWLEKYIYIMQNRFENKFTVEYDIDPILLQMEVPKLFLQPFVENSIIHGFAEMESGGRIKITAWIEKQLVCFKVEDNGLGIQKDHIRRIQAGEIRSTGIKNVDRRVRLLYGMEYGVALHSPEDKGTFVLIRIGETHRSNQMTPIQ, via the coding sequence ATGCGCCAAGTCAAATATATATATCAAAAATTTTTGGACAGTAGCTTTCGTACGAAGTTGATGCTGTCCTATTTTTTGTTGTCTGGTTTCATCGTTTTGATCCTGGGCTTTGTCTACTTCGAAACCAGTGCGCGGAATATTACTGCAAACGTAACAGATAGCGTTACAAGTGTATTGCGTAGCAATAACCAGTTGCTGGATAACAAGCTGACAGCTATTCAAAAAACTGTGGATATGATTCCAATTGATCATGATCTTTTACAGACTATCACAGACGTGGATACTACGGATTCTTCATCGCTTTTACGAGCTGATCGCAGCATTACGAAAATTTTGTACAGATACTTTGGCAATATAGAGGAAGTATACGCTTCTCAGATTATGACGCAAAAGTATGCATACGGAAGTACAGAGCGGATGTATATTCCCGTTCTGCCGTTCTATTCTTCTCCCTTGGCGACAACGGCGGTACAAGCAGAGGGGGCTACCAGGTGGATTCCTGCCTATTCGTATGCCGACACCTTTCATCAGCAGGATTTAAAACAAGGTTCCTATGATTTTAGCTCTTTATTTGCTGTGGTTAAGCAGCTTCATTTGACTGCATTAGATGATGCTGGAACCTTCCATACGCTTCCTGAAGGAAAGGAAAAGCCTATACTTATATTGAATTTCCGGCCTGATTTGTTAAAGGATGGTTTTGAAGATTATGCAGCCCGCAGCGGATTTGCACATCTATCCTACGGTATGATTCACGATAACAACGGGATAGTCATGAGCTCAGATCGACAGCAACAAGCGGGGGAGCCCGTGGCGGATTGGCTGAAGAATGCCATTACTTCGGAACAAGGGACAAAAATGGTAAACGTGAAGGGTCGAAGTATACTACTGGTTTACGAAGCGATGAAGACGACGGGCTGGGTATCATATATAGCCATTCCCATGGAAGATGTACTGGGGCATTTGTCAACGATTCGTACCTACACCTTGTTCTTTTTAGGCTTTATGATGCTCATTGCTGTCATCCTTGCTTATTTGCTGTCGGTATACATCAGTAAGCCCATCACGGATATGAAACAGGCGATGAAGGTAATGGAAAAGGGACATTTTGATATTCGAATTCCTGAACGCGGCTATGATGAATTGGGGGATCTGGTGATCCGATTTAATCAAATGAATGAGAAAATTAAAGATTTGATCGAAGAAAATTACAAATCACGTCTTCGAGCCAAAGAATCGGAGTTAATGGCACTTAATTTACAGCTTAATCCCCATTTTTTGTATAACACCTTAACGACAATGTATTGGATCGCATTAGAACATAAACAACAGGAACTGGGCCGATTGATCATTAGTCTGGCGGAAATGCTGCAAATTACGACTCGAAACAAAAACGAGACCTGGAGCCTGGAAACCGATCTGAATTGGCTGGAAAAATACATTTATATTATGCAAAATCGCTTTGAGAACAAGTTCACAGTGGAGTATGATATTGATCCCATTTTACTTCAGATGGAGGTTCCCAAACTCTTCTTGCAGCCTTTTGTGGAGAATTCAATTATTCACGGCTTCGCTGAAATGGAATCAGGTGGTCGGATTAAGATCACAGCCTGGATCGAAAAGCAATTGGTGTGTTTTAAAGTCGAGGATAATGGATTAGGAATTCAAAAAGATCATATACGCCGCATTCAAGCTGGAGAAATCCGGTCAACGGGCATTAAAAATGTAGACAGAAGAGTACGGCTGTTATATGGGATGGAATATGGGGTTGCGCTCCACTCACCAGAAGATAAAGGGACATTTGTCCTGATCCGAATCGGAGAAACACATAGATCTAATCAAATGACACCAATCCAATGA
- a CDS encoding ABC transporter substrate-binding protein — MLKRKLWIVCMCLVVGLMSACSSNESSSKPVDLQGHEQVTLTYASWGSTNEKKVQQEIAKKFTDKYPWIKINYMHIPGDYVTKLTTMFAANQAPDVFPIYKAQALQWAEQGKLYNLNEFLKEDKELTKESLIPNSVIYWDKDKVAGVKVTEEAFALYYNKDLFDEAGVALPPIKAEEAWTWEQFLETAQKLTIDKAGNNALSPNFDASNIKQYGVRFDTWMWHLLVPSNNASVISDKGDSLNLENPDVIEAVQKMADLINVYHVAPSPTQSKNIPSPAVALQSKRVAMDLDGQWVQLDLGESKVNFGVGVLPKLKSSKTILFGEPEVISAKTKHPKEAWMFYKFLLDAESGLDMHSSGLWMPVMKKWYTEPDLISKWADVKPGHADGYRDAVMNQTLHNGVNSYDYYLKNSEKINAIINPALDQVWLGKKTVEQAFKEVSAKANAEFKGTYPKE; from the coding sequence ATGTTAAAACGAAAGTTATGGATCGTCTGCATGTGCTTGGTCGTTGGACTGATGTCAGCCTGTAGTTCAAATGAGAGCAGCAGTAAGCCAGTAGATTTGCAGGGGCACGAGCAAGTGACACTGACCTATGCCAGTTGGGGGAGCACCAATGAGAAGAAGGTTCAACAGGAGATCGCCAAAAAATTCACAGACAAATATCCGTGGATCAAAATCAACTATATGCACATCCCCGGGGATTACGTCACCAAATTAACGACGATGTTTGCCGCCAATCAGGCACCAGATGTATTTCCTATTTATAAAGCACAGGCTCTGCAATGGGCTGAACAAGGCAAACTATATAATTTAAATGAATTTTTGAAGGAGGATAAGGAGCTAACGAAGGAGAGTCTCATTCCTAATTCAGTCATCTATTGGGATAAGGATAAAGTGGCAGGGGTCAAGGTGACGGAGGAAGCCTTTGCGCTCTATTACAACAAGGATTTGTTTGATGAGGCTGGTGTTGCCTTGCCGCCAATCAAAGCTGAAGAGGCTTGGACATGGGAACAGTTCTTAGAGACAGCGCAAAAGCTCACCATTGATAAAGCGGGAAATAATGCGCTTAGCCCCAATTTCGATGCAAGTAACATCAAACAGTATGGAGTTCGGTTTGACACATGGATGTGGCATCTGCTAGTACCTTCCAACAACGCAAGCGTTATTTCAGATAAAGGGGACTCGCTTAATCTTGAAAACCCTGATGTGATTGAAGCCGTGCAAAAGATGGCGGACCTGATCAACGTGTATCATGTGGCACCGTCGCCTACGCAGTCCAAAAATATCCCTTCCCCGGCCGTAGCATTGCAAAGCAAACGTGTAGCGATGGATCTGGATGGGCAGTGGGTCCAATTGGATCTCGGAGAATCGAAGGTGAATTTTGGTGTAGGCGTGTTACCCAAACTGAAAAGCAGCAAAACGATCCTGTTTGGCGAACCGGAAGTGATTTCTGCCAAAACCAAACATCCGAAAGAAGCATGGATGTTTTATAAATTCTTGCTGGATGCTGAAAGCGGGCTTGACATGCATTCCAGCGGATTGTGGATGCCTGTCATGAAAAAGTGGTACACCGAACCAGACTTGATTAGCAAATGGGCAGATGTCAAGCCAGGCCATGCGGATGGATATCGTGATGCAGTCATGAACCAAACGCTGCATAACGGTGTCAATTCTTACGACTATTATTTGAAGAATTCGGAAAAAATCAATGCGATTATTAACCCGGCGCTGGATCAGGTATGGCTGGGCAAGAAAACGGTGGAGCAAGCATTTAAGGAGGTTTCCGCCAAGGCCAACGCTGAATTTAAGGGGACATATCCGAAAGAATAA
- a CDS encoding carbohydrate ABC transporter permease produces the protein MQSLSSIRKKENGLGWLFAAPAILGFVIFVLGPMIASLWFSLTDYKVASQAHFIGLDNYVHLFDGTDQFFYKSLGVTFYYVFLSVPLQIIVAFFLAILLNQKVKGLAFFRTVFYLPTIVPLIASSMIWMWLFDPDLGLLNVVLRALHLPESQWIYSEGSVVPTLVLMSLWTVGGTMIIFLAGLQDIPRHYYEAIEIDGGNALHKLVYITIPLTSPTIFFNTIMGFIGGFQVFVQPYVMTQGGPNNSSLFYTFYLFREAFTFSNMGYACAIAWVLFIVVLIFTAFLFKTARKWVYYEGGGA, from the coding sequence ATGCAATCATTATCTTCTATTCGTAAGAAGGAAAATGGGTTGGGGTGGCTTTTTGCCGCCCCTGCTATTCTCGGCTTTGTCATTTTTGTTCTGGGACCGATGATCGCTAGTCTCTGGTTCAGTCTTACCGATTATAAGGTTGCTTCACAGGCCCATTTTATTGGTCTGGATAATTACGTTCACTTATTTGACGGTACGGACCAATTTTTTTATAAATCCCTTGGGGTTACGTTTTATTATGTGTTTTTGAGTGTGCCCCTGCAAATTATAGTAGCCTTCTTTTTAGCGATATTACTTAATCAAAAGGTAAAAGGTCTGGCTTTTTTCAGAACCGTTTTTTACTTGCCTACGATTGTGCCACTCATCGCATCGTCTATGATCTGGATGTGGCTGTTTGATCCCGATCTTGGTTTACTGAATGTGGTGCTGCGTGCGCTACATTTGCCGGAAAGTCAATGGATTTATAGTGAAGGGTCGGTAGTTCCTACACTGGTTTTAATGAGTTTATGGACCGTTGGAGGAACCATGATTATTTTTCTGGCTGGCTTGCAAGATATACCTAGGCATTATTATGAAGCCATTGAAATTGACGGTGGGAACGCTCTTCATAAGCTTGTTTATATTACGATTCCGTTGACATCGCCCACAATTTTCTTTAATACGATTATGGGCTTCATCGGTGGATTTCAGGTGTTTGTCCAGCCTTACGTCATGACTCAGGGCGGACCTAACAATTCCAGCTTGTTCTACACATTTTATTTATTCCGCGAGGCATTTACTTTTTCGAATATGGGTTATGCCTGTGCGATTGCATGGGTGCTCTTTATTGTAGTTTTGATCTTCACTGCCTTTCTATTCAAGACAGCCCGCAAATGGGTGTACTACGAAGGTGGGGGGGCATGA
- a CDS encoding carbohydrate ABC transporter permease encodes MKNRGLSWGRILLYTVLIVGSLFCMFPFYWLVRSSMMDLSQIFLIPPKWIPEPFVLENFLQPFEELSFGRYFVNTFIVVAGTLAGVLLSSTISAYSFARMRWNGRDKVFAVLLSSMMLPFAVTLIPSFIGWQALGMVNSYVPLVLPSFFGGGVFNIFLLRQFYMTLPRELDEAVFVDGGNHFTIFTRIILPLSRSAILVIGLFTFLNTWNDFMGPLVYLNDESKFTLAIGLQQFQGIYSAQWGVLMAASLIVVLPAIILFAIGQKYFMEGIALTGIKG; translated from the coding sequence ATGAAAAACCGTGGTTTGAGTTGGGGCAGGATTTTACTCTATACGGTGCTGATTGTGGGGTCACTTTTTTGCATGTTTCCTTTTTACTGGCTGGTGAGAAGCTCCATGATGGATTTAAGTCAGATTTTTTTAATCCCGCCGAAATGGATTCCGGAGCCATTTGTACTTGAAAATTTTTTGCAGCCGTTTGAAGAGCTCTCGTTTGGTCGTTATTTTGTGAACACATTTATCGTCGTAGCAGGTACTTTAGCCGGTGTACTTCTGTCGAGTACTATTTCTGCCTATAGCTTTGCGCGAATGAGATGGAATGGAAGAGATAAGGTATTTGCTGTATTGTTAAGCAGCATGATGTTGCCGTTTGCGGTCACGCTAATTCCGTCTTTTATTGGTTGGCAGGCGTTAGGCATGGTTAATTCGTATGTTCCATTGGTATTACCTTCGTTTTTTGGTGGAGGCGTTTTTAATATCTTTTTGCTCAGACAATTTTATATGACTCTTCCGCGAGAACTGGATGAAGCTGTATTTGTGGATGGAGGCAACCATTTTACGATCTTTACTCGCATTATTTTACCTTTGTCCCGGTCAGCGATTTTGGTCATCGGATTGTTTACATTTTTGAACACATGGAATGATTTTATGGGGCCGCTCGTTTATCTTAATGATGAAAGCAAATTTACGTTGGCGATTGGGCTACAGCAGTTTCAGGGAATATATTCAGCGCAATGGGGTGTTCTGATGGCCGCTTCTTTAATTGTCGTGTTGCCAGCTATCATTCTTTTCGCCATAGGACAGAAGTATTTTATGGAAGGTATTGCCTTAACGGGGATTAAGGGATAA
- a CDS encoding aldo/keto reductase, whose translation MAEQVRIGKTDLYVKPIGLGANKVGGHNLFSGLNNETGKEVVRTALDNGINFLDTAFIYGPEHSERLIGEVLKERGKREEAVIATKGAHKFVNGEVVFDNSPAFLRESVESSLKRLQTDYIDLFYIHFPDEATPKAEAVGELKKLKDEGKIKAIGVSNFTIEQLKDANSDGYVDVLQSHYNLLQREAEKDLLPYTKENGISFVPYFPLASGLLGGKYTKDMTFTDIRAKDPLFQGEAFARNLDKVEQVREIANALNAEVAHVVLAWYLTRDSIDALIPGAKGPEQVLANLKTLNVQLSQADIEKIDHIFK comes from the coding sequence TTGGCAGAGCAAGTGCGTATTGGCAAAACAGATTTATATGTAAAACCAATCGGTTTGGGTGCGAATAAGGTAGGAGGACATAATCTTTTTTCCGGTTTGAACAATGAAACGGGCAAAGAAGTCGTTCGCACAGCTTTGGATAACGGCATCAATTTTCTGGATACAGCTTTTATTTATGGGCCTGAGCACTCAGAGCGGTTGATCGGTGAGGTACTTAAAGAGCGCGGCAAACGTGAGGAAGCTGTCATAGCGACCAAGGGAGCGCATAAATTTGTGAACGGAGAGGTTGTTTTTGACAACTCGCCTGCTTTTTTACGTGAATCCGTCGAATCCAGTCTGAAAAGATTACAAACGGATTATATTGATCTGTTCTATATCCATTTCCCAGATGAAGCTACGCCAAAGGCAGAAGCAGTCGGAGAACTGAAGAAGCTTAAGGACGAAGGCAAAATTAAAGCTATTGGTGTATCTAACTTTACCATTGAACAACTTAAGGATGCGAATAGTGACGGCTATGTAGATGTGCTTCAATCCCATTATAATTTGTTGCAACGGGAAGCTGAGAAGGATCTGCTGCCTTATACTAAGGAAAATGGCATTTCGTTTGTGCCGTATTTCCCGCTAGCTTCTGGACTACTAGGTGGTAAGTATACGAAAGACATGACTTTCACGGACATCAGAGCGAAAGATCCATTGTTTCAGGGAGAGGCATTTGCTCGTAATTTGGACAAAGTGGAGCAGGTACGCGAGATCGCTAATGCGTTGAATGCAGAGGTTGCTCATGTGGTGCTTGCATGGTATTTGACCCGTGATTCGATTGATGCCCTCATTCCAGGCGCGAAGGGACCGGAGCAGGTTCTGGCGAATCTGAAAACGCTGAATGTCCAATTGAGTCAAGCGGATATCGAAAAGATTGACCACATTTTCAAATAA
- the yunB gene encoding sporulation protein YunB: MWLIVALALLVGIVQVAAYVEQHLKPPMMHLAKVRVKQMATEAINSAITAQVEQGKTADNLIEWRTDTQGRTSGFVLNYAEHMRITSDTLKAVKATMDSMSHFDESVPIGQALGSPLLAAYGPKVPLKVEPHGAIKVDLNTRQQDAGINMILVEVYIRITTEVSVVIPFEMQPQIVETEIPVSYLLVVGNVPMYYYDNQGKPVGKNGATAPQLALPSHSIESSGAVGSSIESVPEIQEDPNSLNQSPTP; encoded by the coding sequence ATGTGGCTCATTGTGGCATTGGCGCTGCTGGTAGGAATCGTACAGGTGGCCGCCTATGTGGAACAGCATTTGAAGCCACCCATGATGCATCTGGCTAAAGTGCGGGTCAAACAAATGGCGACAGAGGCTATTAATTCAGCAATTACTGCGCAGGTAGAGCAGGGGAAGACTGCTGATAATTTGATCGAATGGAGAACGGATACGCAAGGGAGAACCTCTGGATTTGTTCTAAATTATGCGGAGCATATGAGAATTACGTCAGACACGCTCAAAGCAGTCAAGGCAACGATGGACAGTATGAGTCATTTTGATGAAAGTGTTCCGATTGGTCAGGCATTGGGGAGTCCGCTACTGGCAGCTTATGGACCCAAGGTTCCCCTAAAAGTGGAGCCGCATGGAGCAATCAAGGTGGATTTAAATACACGTCAGCAGGATGCGGGCATAAACATGATCTTGGTGGAAGTGTACATTCGAATTACGACGGAAGTGTCTGTGGTTATACCGTTTGAAATGCAACCTCAGATTGTGGAGACGGAAATCCCGGTTTCTTATTTGCTGGTAGTGGGCAACGTCCCGATGTACTACTATGACAATCAGGGGAAACCAGTCGGCAAAAATGGTGCAACCGCTCCGCAGTTGGCACTGCCTTCCCATTCCATAGAGAGTAGCGGTGCTGTAGGTTCCAGCATAGAAAGTGTTCCAGAGATACAGGAAGACCCCAATTCCCTCAATCAGTCCCCAACGCCATAA
- the lipA gene encoding lipoyl synthase, whose amino-acid sequence MSKKVKEAKPDWIRIKLTTGDNYQEIKSMMRSKTLHTVCEEARCPNIYECWANRTATFMILGDICTRACRFCAVNTGMPTELDLQEPERVAEAAENMNLKHCVVTSVARDDLKDGGATIFAETVRAIRRRLPFCSVEVLIPDFMGDIESLRIVMDAKPDILNHNIETVERMSDKVRAKAKYHRSLELLQRAKQLNPDIPTKSSIMLGVGEEWDEILQTMDDLRKVDCDIMTIGQYLQPSEKHLYVQKYYPPEDFAKLKEEGLQRGFSHVESGPMVRSSYQAHEQVKSAAQHKEESALSQV is encoded by the coding sequence TTGTCTAAAAAAGTGAAGGAAGCTAAACCCGATTGGATTCGTATTAAACTTACGACAGGCGATAACTATCAGGAAATCAAGAGCATGATGCGTTCCAAGACATTACATACCGTATGTGAGGAGGCACGATGCCCTAATATATATGAATGCTGGGCCAACAGGACAGCTACATTTATGATTTTGGGTGATATTTGTACGCGTGCGTGTCGTTTTTGCGCAGTAAATACGGGAATGCCTACGGAACTGGACTTGCAGGAGCCTGAACGCGTCGCAGAAGCGGCTGAGAACATGAATTTAAAACACTGTGTCGTAACCAGTGTGGCCCGCGATGATTTGAAAGACGGGGGCGCTACAATATTTGCAGAAACGGTTCGTGCGATTCGCCGCCGATTACCTTTTTGCAGTGTAGAAGTATTGATTCCCGACTTTATGGGCGACATTGAGTCGCTGCGAATCGTCATGGATGCCAAGCCAGATATTTTGAATCATAATATTGAAACGGTGGAACGCATGTCCGACAAGGTTCGGGCTAAAGCGAAATATCATCGCTCTCTGGAATTGCTTCAACGTGCAAAACAATTAAATCCGGATATCCCAACGAAATCAAGCATCATGTTAGGTGTCGGAGAAGAGTGGGACGAGATCTTACAAACCATGGATGATCTGCGCAAAGTCGATTGTGACATTATGACAATTGGTCAATACTTGCAGCCATCCGAGAAACATTTATACGTGCAAAAATATTATCCACCGGAAGATTTTGCGAAGTTAAAGGAAGAGGGATTACAGCGAGGATTCAGCCACGTCGAATCCGGTCCGATGGTCCGCAGCTCCTACCAAGCGCATGAGCAGGTGAAGTCGGCCGCTCAGCATAAGGAAGAAAGCGCCCTTTCGCAGGTTTGA
- a CDS encoding YutD family protein: MFQIGGKNYEVLQDHKNGWNPEAFRDRYSEVLDRYDYIIGDWGYNQLRLKGFYREGHPKANKDTSIVVLDDYINEYCNFGCAYFVLQKSREVENKNGTSDDFVPPDIQQLVDAQREQAEMSETEERQESSQPSAGQTEYPQPQQDSAATEESRVEQPSEARQPRELQRREPKDAQEVRERQPREARESRPSREGREGNRQREARDSRQPREPREAKDGRSSGEGQQAREPRRQRNPQGNFDKKESRGPRYDRQPKENREGRQVRVSREPEGQRQKNKTFTSPQQNGS, translated from the coding sequence TTGTTTCAAATCGGTGGTAAAAACTATGAAGTGTTGCAGGATCACAAGAACGGGTGGAATCCCGAAGCCTTTCGTGATCGATATAGTGAAGTGTTGGATCGCTATGATTATATTATTGGCGATTGGGGTTACAATCAGCTTCGTCTGAAGGGGTTTTATCGAGAAGGGCACCCCAAAGCCAATAAAGATACATCCATTGTGGTATTGGACGATTATATTAATGAATACTGCAATTTTGGCTGTGCCTATTTTGTGCTGCAAAAAAGCCGTGAAGTTGAAAATAAGAACGGTACCAGTGATGACTTCGTTCCTCCCGACATCCAGCAATTGGTAGATGCTCAAAGGGAACAAGCGGAAATGTCAGAAACTGAAGAGCGTCAAGAAAGTTCGCAACCTTCAGCTGGACAAACGGAATATCCGCAACCACAGCAGGATTCCGCAGCTACAGAGGAGTCGAGAGTGGAACAGCCTTCAGAAGCCCGCCAACCACGAGAGTTGCAACGTAGGGAACCGAAGGATGCGCAGGAAGTACGTGAACGACAGCCGCGTGAAGCTCGCGAAAGTCGCCCATCCAGAGAAGGACGTGAAGGAAATCGGCAGCGTGAAGCACGTGATTCGCGCCAGCCAAGGGAACCGCGTGAAGCAAAGGATGGGCGAAGTTCGGGGGAAGGGCAGCAAGCCCGGGAACCACGTAGGCAGCGCAATCCACAAGGAAACTTCGATAAAAAGGAATCGCGTGGGCCACGCTATGATCGCCAGCCAAAGGAAAATCGGGAGGGACGGCAAGTTCGTGTTTCGCGTGAACCCGAGGGCCAGCGTCAAAAAAATAAAACATTCACCTCTCCACAACAAAACGGTTCCTGA
- a CDS encoding globin, protein MNPSLSIYDNLGGAEGIRAIIEAFYPRVYKDPLLSPLFPKDMEPVKEKQFMFLSQFFGGPSLFSDAYGHPMLRARHMKFPVTEERAEAWLSCMADALTDTGIEEPLRSIILSRLSGPAHHFVNTP, encoded by the coding sequence GTGAATCCTAGCCTGAGCATTTATGACAACCTTGGGGGTGCGGAAGGTATTCGTGCTATTATTGAGGCCTTCTACCCGAGAGTTTATAAAGATCCGTTGTTAAGTCCCCTGTTTCCTAAAGACATGGAGCCGGTAAAGGAAAAGCAGTTTATGTTCCTGAGCCAGTTTTTTGGAGGGCCGTCCCTCTTTTCTGATGCATATGGTCATCCGATGTTACGTGCCAGACATATGAAGTTCCCCGTGACGGAGGAGCGAGCAGAGGCATGGTTGTCTTGTATGGCAGATGCGTTAACGGATACGGGAATTGAGGAGCCGCTTCGTTCCATCATACTTAGTCGTTTGTCCGGTCCTGCGCATCATTTTGTAAATACCCCGTAA
- a CDS encoding DUF2225 domain-containing protein, whose translation MERVVKTLELEPLYQIKIVCPQCEQEFQTSRVRPSLKKAIRTDSDFCAYYKNENPDFYVVRVCPHCGFTSTEHSTVQLSDQQTKLFKDKIGNRWQPREYGGHRSWEEALETYKLGLLCAQVIGEKERVVASLLQHIAWMYRYQGNEEQELRFLKFSLDSYVRVYELEGVGANNAKLLYLIGELHRRTGNFNEAVRWFSRVINDKKIMDAAMIRASREQWSVLREQMLAKNFQLPEEMQNASSS comes from the coding sequence TTGGAGAGGGTTGTAAAAACATTGGAACTTGAACCGTTATATCAGATCAAAATCGTCTGTCCGCAATGCGAACAAGAATTTCAGACATCCCGTGTCAGACCAAGCCTAAAGAAGGCTATTCGTACCGATTCAGATTTTTGCGCTTATTATAAGAACGAAAATCCCGATTTTTATGTCGTACGGGTCTGTCCTCATTGTGGATTTACTTCGACAGAGCACTCTACCGTTCAGTTAAGCGATCAGCAAACCAAGCTATTTAAGGATAAAATCGGTAATCGCTGGCAGCCTCGCGAATATGGCGGGCATCGTAGCTGGGAAGAGGCGTTAGAAACGTACAAGTTGGGTTTACTCTGTGCACAGGTCATCGGAGAAAAGGAACGCGTAGTAGCCAGTCTATTGCAGCATATTGCATGGATGTACAGATACCAGGGGAATGAGGAGCAGGAGCTTCGCTTTCTCAAATTTAGTTTGGATTCCTATGTTCGAGTCTATGAGCTGGAGGGCGTTGGTGCGAATAATGCCAAACTGCTTTATCTGATTGGTGAACTGCATCGACGTACGGGTAACTTTAACGAAGCAGTGCGCTGGTTTTCGCGTGTCATTAATGATAAGAAAATTATGGATGCAGCGATGATTAGAGCTTCTCGTGAACAGTGGTCTGTCCTGCGTGAACAAATGCTGGCAAAAAACTTCCAGCTACCTGAGGAAATGCAGAACGCAAGCTCCTCTTGA
- a CDS encoding YycC family protein produces the protein MRPLQISPETAVKLSEKLGIPLEHLMHTPQHILMQKLAELAKEEAAGSNGGESDKS, from the coding sequence ATGAGACCCTTACAAATTTCGCCGGAAACGGCTGTGAAATTATCCGAAAAACTCGGCATTCCGCTGGAACACCTTATGCATACACCCCAGCACATTTTGATGCAAAAGCTGGCCGAACTAGCTAAAGAAGAAGCCGCTGGCTCGAACGGCGGAGAATCGGACAAATCATGA